One region of Gossypium raimondii isolate GPD5lz chromosome 6, ASM2569854v1, whole genome shotgun sequence genomic DNA includes:
- the LOC105771491 gene encoding GATA transcription factor 12, with amino-acid sequence MEFIQESSYCGGDHFIVEDLLDFSNDDAVFTDGTFDSSLALAHSTDSSTFTPVDSCTSSLFSVCEPNIGTDIGCRGLNHDQFAGDLPPPYDDLAELEWLSNFVEESFSCEHLQKLHLISGLKTRPDKSSETRETQAVDGDSDHSNSNGNPIFDPDMAVPAKARRKRSRAAPCNWAFRLLALSLTSSSSEPGTDVAVPVQPPLTNQTGKKPAKKTSSKKKDGGEVATNPDGRKCLHCATDKTPQWRTGPMGPKTLCNACGVRYKSGRLVPEYRPAASPTFVLTKHSNSHRKVLELRRQKEMVRAQQQHRHHQNMVYDASNGDDYLIHQYVSPDFRQLI; translated from the exons CAGCTATTGTGGCGGTGACCATTTTATTGTGGAGGACTTGCTCGATTTTTCCAACGACGATGCCGTTTTTACCGACGGCACGTTCGACTCTTCCCTAGCCCTCGCCCATTCGACTGATTCCTCCACCTTCACGCCCGTCGACAGCTGCACTTCTTCCTTGTTTTCCGTTTGCGAACCCAATATAGGGACTGATATCGGTTGCCGAGGTCTCAACCACGATCAGTTTGCCGGTGACCTACCTCCGCCG TACGACGATTTAGCTGAGCTCGAATGGCTGTCGAATTTCGTTGAGGAATCGTTTTCCTGTGAGCACCTGCAAAAGCTCCATCTGATATCCGGGTTGAAAACTCGACCGGACAAATCGTCGGAAACTCGAGAAACCCAAGCCGTTGACGGTGACAGTGACCACAGTAACAGTAACGGCAACCCGATTTTTGACCCGGACATGGCAGTACCGGCCAAGGCGAGGAGAAAAAGGTCCCGGGCTGCCCCGTGTAATTGGGCCTTCCGCCTCCTTGCTCTCAGCCTGACAAGTTCATCTTCTGAACCAGGAACGGATGTTGCTGTCCCGGTTCAACCGCCACTAACGAACCAAACCGGAAAGAAGCCGGCCAAAAAGACCTCGTCGAAGAAAAAAGACGGTGGTGAAGTGGCGACTAACCCAGATGGACGGAAATGCTTGCATTGCGCTACGGATAAGACGCCGCAGTGGCGGACCGGCCCGATGGGTCCGAAAACTTTGTGCAATGCTTGCGGAGTGAGGTATAAATCGGGTCGGCTTGTGCCCGAATACCGACCCGCCGCGAGCCCGACATTTGTGCTGACGAAGCACTCAAATTCTCACCGGAAAGTGCTGGAGCTTCGGCGGCAGAAAGAAATGGTGAGGGCCCAACAGCAACACCGTCATCATCAGAACATGGTTTATGATGCATCCAATGGTGATGATTACTTGATCCACCAATATGTAAGCCCTGATTTTAGGCAGCTGATCTAA